One genomic region from bacterium encodes:
- a CDS encoding GNAT family N-acyltransferase, with protein MKELDVREIITAKAPNYFSRYPRFVEPLLVHCLSRLLRVEEINRQIRKNAGVKGVAFIDEVFEDLDFSYYLSSIDRNKIPSEGKLVVVANHPLGALDGLALLRAISEVRPDVRIIANDVLMNFENLEELFLPYDVFSRHMQKEHIARIGAELLAEKAILFFPAAEVSRLTWKGIRDPQWLNGPVFFAKKYDAPVLPVFIKGRNSILFYAVSLLYKRFSTLLLPREIFNKRGKSLRFVIGDPIPGAVFTASYIKTRVMSRLLRKQTYLLARKKKTTLFRTEKTIIHPVDRRQLKEELAASTLLGQTSDGKKIYLVEFERAHRVLREIARLREQTFRKVGEGTGLKLDLDRFDRYYQHIVLWDDAPLEIIGSYRVGSCQRILAGHGVEGLYTHTLFKYSPAALPILNEALELGRSFVQVKYWKSNALDYLWQGIGAYLAHHPEIRYLIGPVSISNTYTERAKELLVYFYQTWFPGDPALAPHVSPFRISLHNQAELALLFPHIEYREELRKLKEALKMLGFSIPVLYKQYSELCEEGGVAFIDFGVDKDFADCIDGLILVRIDLLRPNKRERYITINQVLTT; from the coding sequence ATGAAAGAGCTGGATGTACGTGAGATTATTACCGCCAAAGCCCCCAACTATTTTTCCCGATATCCACGCTTCGTTGAACCGCTGCTCGTCCATTGTCTCTCCCGGCTTTTGCGGGTGGAGGAGATCAATCGTCAGATCCGCAAGAATGCCGGTGTCAAGGGTGTGGCCTTCATCGATGAGGTATTCGAGGACCTCGATTTTTCCTACTATTTGTCCAGTATCGACCGTAATAAAATCCCCTCCGAAGGCAAGCTGGTGGTGGTTGCCAATCATCCTCTGGGAGCCCTGGACGGTCTGGCGCTGCTGCGAGCGATCAGTGAGGTCCGGCCGGATGTGCGGATCATCGCCAATGATGTGCTAATGAATTTTGAAAATCTGGAAGAGCTCTTCCTGCCGTATGATGTCTTTTCCAGGCATATGCAAAAAGAGCATATTGCGCGCATCGGTGCGGAGCTGCTGGCAGAGAAGGCGATCCTCTTTTTCCCGGCGGCGGAGGTTTCGCGCCTGACCTGGAAGGGCATCCGTGATCCGCAATGGCTGAACGGGCCGGTTTTTTTCGCCAAAAAGTATGATGCCCCGGTCCTGCCGGTCTTCATCAAGGGCCGGAATTCGATCCTCTTTTATGCGGTCTCGCTGCTCTACAAAAGATTCTCCACCTTGCTCCTGCCCCGCGAAATTTTCAACAAACGCGGCAAATCGCTGCGTTTTGTGATCGGTGATCCCATTCCCGGCGCCGTCTTTACGGCCTCTTATATCAAGACCAGGGTCATGAGCCGCCTGCTGCGCAAACAAACCTATCTTCTCGCTCGAAAAAAAAAGACCACACTTTTCCGGACTGAAAAAACCATCATCCATCCCGTTGACCGCCGGCAGCTGAAGGAGGAACTGGCAGCCTCCACGCTCCTGGGTCAGACCAGTGATGGCAAAAAAATCTATCTGGTGGAATTCGAGCGGGCGCACCGGGTCCTGCGAGAGATTGCCCGGCTACGCGAGCAGACCTTCCGCAAGGTGGGAGAAGGGACGGGACTCAAGCTTGATCTCGACCGCTTCGATCGCTATTACCAGCACATTGTGCTTTGGGATGACGCCCCGCTGGAGATCATCGGCTCTTACCGCGTGGGCAGCTGCCAGCGGATCCTGGCCGGGCATGGCGTGGAGGGGCTCTACACCCATACCCTCTTCAAGTACAGTCCCGCAGCGCTTCCGATTCTGAATGAAGCCCTGGAGCTGGGACGCAGCTTTGTCCAGGTCAAATACTGGAAGAGCAATGCCCTGGACTATCTCTGGCAAGGGATTGGTGCTTACCTCGCCCATCATCCGGAGATCCGCTATCTGATCGGCCCGGTGAGCATCAGCAATACCTACACCGAGCGTGCCAAGGAGCTCCTGGTCTATTTTTATCAGACCTGGTTTCCCGGCGATCCCGCTTTGGCCCCTCATGTCAGCCCCTTCCGCATCTCGCTGCACAATCAAGCCGAGCTCGCCCTTCTCTTTCCGCACATCGAGTATCGCGAGGAGTTACGCAAACTCAAGGAGGCCCTCAAGATGCTTGGTTTTTCTATCCCGGTTCTCTACAAGCAGTATTCAGAGCTGTGCGAGGAGGGCGGGGTTGCGTTCATCGACTTCGGCGTGGACAAGGATTTCGCCGATTGCATCGATGGATTGATCCTGGTCCGCATTGATCTGCTCCGCCCCAACAAACGGGAGCGCTATATCACCATCAACCAGGTGCTCACCACCTGA
- a CDS encoding FlgD immunoglobulin-like domain containing protein: MKKQILLLVLLAVLGTSWAAITPIRDIQYTTDASGDSPLKGQVVTISGVVTGEIYAFKNSYYYLQDANAPWSGVKIYDKTHFAAQGDKVTLTGKVEEYKGVTEITAVTDFKIDSTGTQWIQPMAVTTGEIATGAANAEAYEGCLIRVGASTITNPALGYGEWQIDDGSGPCRVDDETKYYFTPANYTAVQSVTGILDFANGDTKIEPRLANDVVEEGPYTRIQRIQQVRYSDLLKAPTVYAADKSYMNGDTVTVKGIVTMPTGLCYAGAGIKFTFEAAEGGPWSALLSYHRDSTAYPTLYEGDEIEMTGYISEYTTSPSNMTEFFITSPINILDAGKPLPPVDSIKTGDLRWPTTAEQWGTVMVKVGNAMVTNVTQQYELFEVDDGSGGVLIDDESDSLRNYPDPPLKSLFKSIEGWVYNHYGYYTDSTTYKLEPLFRTRVLPGTAGLAIKNTTRSSAAPTPVQAVTVTTTLDPIISAVGAKLYYKVNDGAYSVVEMKANGATFSAEIPAQPLNSLVSYYIEATDKSGKVSYDPPDQVVANYSYVVLEGQPTLAQIQYTPWAVGDSPFQGCKVAVEGVVTADTLFFKKYGAYPIQDAAGAWNGLYILGKVPSLLQGDRVRVYGTVEDHNADYLYKWEGNTQIKADSVKILSRGAALPAITSVSTNALKDKSKSAESYEGVLVRIQNATLMAVNSYDVTVDDGSGPCLLDADGFVGRDQDANPYFYINKSAQLLIVAGDTVRIGEQINVAQGVFLYSFGTHKIEIRNLGDIGTVTGVRNAVAAQPLRFDLGQNYPNPFNPETRLYFELPVSEEVKLVIYNARGQIVRNLVTGRYDAGHHVINWDGRDNTGQSVPTGIYIYRIKAGDYIAAHKMTLVK, from the coding sequence TTGAAAAAACAGATACTGCTTCTCGTGCTGCTGGCCGTCCTGGGAACCTCCTGGGCTGCTATCACCCCCATCCGGGATATTCAATACACCACCGACGCCTCGGGCGATTCTCCGCTCAAGGGCCAGGTTGTGACGATCAGCGGCGTGGTCACCGGCGAGATCTACGCTTTCAAAAACAGCTATTACTATCTGCAGGACGCCAATGCCCCCTGGTCCGGCGTCAAGATCTATGACAAGACCCATTTTGCAGCCCAAGGCGACAAGGTAACCCTGACCGGCAAGGTGGAGGAATACAAGGGGGTCACCGAGATCACCGCCGTCACCGATTTCAAGATCGACTCGACCGGCACCCAATGGATCCAGCCCATGGCTGTGACCACCGGCGAGATCGCCACCGGGGCAGCCAACGCCGAGGCCTATGAGGGCTGCCTCATCCGGGTTGGCGCTTCGACGATCACCAATCCCGCGCTCGGGTACGGCGAATGGCAGATCGATGACGGCTCCGGTCCCTGCCGCGTCGACGATGAGACCAAGTATTATTTTACCCCGGCCAACTATACTGCGGTACAGTCGGTCACCGGTATCCTCGATTTCGCCAACGGCGATACCAAGATCGAACCACGCTTGGCCAATGATGTGGTCGAAGAAGGTCCTTATACCCGCATCCAGCGCATCCAGCAGGTCCGCTACAGCGATTTGCTCAAGGCGCCCACGGTTTATGCCGCCGACAAAAGCTATATGAACGGCGATACGGTGACCGTCAAAGGCATTGTCACCATGCCGACCGGTCTCTGCTATGCTGGGGCTGGCATCAAGTTCACCTTTGAGGCCGCGGAAGGCGGTCCCTGGTCCGCCCTGCTCTCCTATCATCGCGATTCGACCGCCTATCCAACCCTCTACGAAGGGGATGAGATCGAGATGACCGGATATATTTCGGAATACACGACTTCTCCTTCGAACATGACCGAATTTTTTATCACCAGCCCCATCAACATCCTGGACGCCGGTAAGCCGCTGCCTCCAGTCGATTCGATCAAGACCGGAGATTTGCGCTGGCCGACCACGGCCGAGCAATGGGGCACTGTGATGGTCAAGGTCGGCAATGCCATGGTGACCAACGTGACGCAGCAATATGAGCTTTTTGAAGTCGATGACGGCAGCGGCGGTGTGTTGATCGACGACGAATCGGATAGTCTACGCAATTATCCGGACCCACCGCTCAAATCACTGTTCAAATCCATCGAGGGGTGGGTTTACAACCATTACGGCTATTACACCGATTCCACCACCTACAAGCTGGAGCCGCTCTTCCGCACCCGGGTCCTTCCTGGCACGGCAGGTCTAGCCATCAAGAACACCACGCGCAGCTCTGCGGCTCCGACTCCGGTTCAGGCCGTCACTGTTACCACAACCCTTGATCCCATCATCAGTGCCGTCGGGGCCAAACTCTATTACAAGGTCAATGACGGGGCCTATTCCGTGGTGGAGATGAAGGCGAACGGTGCGACTTTCAGCGCTGAAATCCCGGCGCAGCCGCTCAACAGCCTGGTCAGCTATTACATCGAGGCCACCGATAAAAGCGGCAAGGTGAGCTACGATCCGCCCGATCAGGTGGTCGCCAATTATTCCTATGTCGTGCTCGAAGGCCAGCCAACCCTGGCTCAGATCCAGTACACCCCCTGGGCTGTTGGCGACAGTCCCTTCCAGGGCTGCAAAGTGGCGGTCGAGGGCGTGGTCACGGCCGACACCCTCTTTTTCAAGAAATATGGCGCCTATCCCATCCAGGATGCTGCCGGCGCCTGGAACGGTCTTTATATTCTCGGCAAGGTGCCCAGCCTTCTGCAGGGCGATCGTGTGCGCGTCTATGGCACCGTCGAGGACCACAACGCCGACTATCTCTACAAATGGGAGGGCAACACCCAGATCAAGGCCGACAGCGTCAAGATCCTGAGCCGGGGGGCAGCTCTGCCCGCCATCACCAGCGTCTCCACCAATGCGCTGAAAGACAAGAGCAAATCCGCCGAGTCCTATGAGGGCGTGCTGGTGCGGATCCAGAATGCCACGCTCATGGCCGTCAATTCGTACGATGTCACGGTGGACGATGGCAGCGGCCCCTGCCTGCTCGATGCCGATGGTTTTGTCGGCCGTGACCAGGATGCCAATCCCTACTTTTATATCAACAAGAGCGCGCAGTTGCTCATCGTCGCCGGCGACACGGTCAGAATCGGCGAGCAGATCAATGTGGCGCAGGGTGTATTCCTTTATAGTTTTGGCACCCACAAGATCGAGATCCGCAATCTGGGCGATATTGGCACGGTGACCGGGGTCCGGAATGCCGTGGCAGCGCAGCCGCTGCGCTTCGACCTCGGGCAGAACTATCCCAATCCCTTCAACCCCGAGACACGTCTCTATTTCGAGCTGCCGGTTTCTGAAGAGGTCAAGCTGGTGATCTATAACGCCCGCGGCCAGATCGTCCGCAATCTGGTGACGGGGCGCTACGATGCCGGCCATCATGTCATCAACTGGGACGGCCGCGACAACACCGGCCAGTCGGTTCCGACGGGCATCTATATCTACCGCATCAAGGCGGGTGATTATATCGCCGCGCACAAGATGACCCTGGTCAAATAA
- a CDS encoding phosphate ABC transporter substrate-binding protein, which yields MKKNILIALASLMALSVSAFAQGMIQIKGSDTSVNLVQRLAEVYMEKDPNTAIAVTGGGSGVGIAALIANKVDVADASRPMKDKEYAAAKENGVVATEIAIGIDALSVVVNAANPIQTLSMAQVGAIFRGEVTNWKELGGPDSPISLYGRQPSSGTYVFFQEHVMGNKNYSPRMKQMNGNAQIIEAVSADKAGISYVGVGYVYDDKGQILNGIKVLDISAGNGKAISPLEREKIKSGAYPIARALYQYTNGKPKGSVKNFIAFILSPEGQKVVEEMGFYPVSGKYLENNKKAGF from the coding sequence ATGAAAAAGAACATTCTCATCGCCCTCGCCAGCCTGATGGCCCTCTCGGTCTCGGCCTTTGCACAGGGCATGATCCAGATCAAGGGCTCTGACACCTCGGTCAATCTGGTCCAGCGCCTGGCTGAAGTCTACATGGAAAAAGACCCGAATACAGCCATCGCCGTCACCGGCGGCGGGTCAGGTGTCGGCATAGCTGCCCTCATCGCCAACAAGGTCGATGTGGCCGACGCCTCCCGGCCGATGAAGGACAAGGAATACGCCGCCGCGAAAGAAAACGGCGTGGTCGCCACTGAGATTGCCATCGGTATCGATGCCCTTTCGGTGGTCGTCAACGCTGCCAATCCGATTCAGACGCTGAGTATGGCCCAAGTGGGCGCCATCTTCCGCGGCGAAGTGACCAACTGGAAAGAGCTGGGTGGACCCGACAGCCCCATCTCCCTGTATGGCCGTCAACCCAGCTCTGGCACCTATGTCTTCTTCCAGGAACATGTGATGGGCAACAAGAATTACTCACCCAGAATGAAACAGATGAACGGCAACGCCCAGATTATCGAAGCGGTCAGTGCGGACAAAGCAGGCATCAGCTATGTGGGCGTGGGCTATGTCTACGATGACAAGGGTCAGATACTCAACGGCATCAAGGTGCTGGACATCTCTGCCGGAAACGGCAAAGCGATTAGCCCCTTGGAACGGGAAAAGATCAAAAGCGGTGCTTATCCCATCGCCCGCGCCTTGTATCAGTACACCAACGGCAAGCCCAAGGGCAGTGTGAAGAATTTCATCGCTTTCATTCTCAGCCCCGAAGGCCAAAAGGTGGTCGAGGAGATGGGCTTTTATCCGGTCTCCGGCAAATACCTCGAGAACAACAAAAAAGCCGGTTTTTGA
- a CDS encoding phosphatase PAP2 family protein gives MPRDRPCAIDPAKRYHIKSPDPFSFPSGHTAAAFLMATLISFFWLSAVLAAFGWASLTGFSRV, from the coding sequence ATCCCGCGTGACCGCCCCTGCGCAATAGACCCCGCCAAACGCTACCATATCAAGTCTCCCGATCCGTTCAGCTTTCCTTCCGGTCATACGGCTGCGGCTTTTCTAATGGCGACACTGATCAGTTTTTTCTGGCTATCGGCAGTTTTAGCTGCGTTTGGATGGGCCAGTCTGACCGGATTTTCACGTGTCTAA
- the pstC gene encoding phosphate ABC transporter permease subunit PstC, with protein MQKRRFASRIKERAIEKFFLLNGLFAILVLAGIFILLMIQAWPAVKELGVNPFAGTAWDPTSPEKETYGMLALLTGTLMVAIGAMVIAVPVGIATAAWLADVADSRVREIVKPVIEILAAIPSVVVGFLGLVVLNPLLARLFHTSSGLNGVNGSILLAIMALPTIISISEDAIISVPQELKSASLALGANQWQTLVRVTMPSALSGIIASIMLGMGRAIGETMTVLMVCGNAAAMPHSYLDPVRTMTATIAIELGETVQGSTHYHALFIIAFILFIITFVFNLISDIVLQRYQKVSR; from the coding sequence ATGCAGAAGCGCAGATTCGCCAGTCGAATCAAGGAGCGGGCCATCGAGAAGTTTTTTCTTCTCAATGGCCTCTTCGCCATCCTGGTGTTGGCTGGGATTTTCATTTTGCTGATGATTCAGGCCTGGCCGGCGGTCAAGGAGCTGGGCGTGAATCCCTTCGCCGGGACAGCCTGGGATCCCACCTCGCCGGAGAAGGAGACCTATGGCATGCTGGCCCTGCTGACCGGAACCCTGATGGTGGCCATAGGCGCCATGGTCATCGCCGTGCCCGTCGGCATCGCCACCGCCGCCTGGCTGGCGGATGTGGCCGACAGCCGGGTTCGCGAAATCGTCAAACCGGTCATTGAAATTCTGGCCGCCATCCCCTCGGTCGTGGTGGGTTTCCTCGGACTGGTCGTCCTGAATCCCCTCCTCGCCCGGCTCTTCCATACCTCCAGCGGCCTGAATGGGGTTAATGGTTCGATCCTGCTGGCGATCATGGCCCTGCCGACCATCATCAGCATCTCCGAGGATGCCATCATCTCGGTGCCGCAGGAGCTTAAAAGCGCTTCCCTTGCATTGGGGGCGAACCAGTGGCAGACCCTGGTCCGCGTCACGATGCCTTCCGCCCTCTCCGGCATCATCGCATCGATCATGCTCGGGATGGGGCGGGCCATCGGCGAAACCATGACCGTGCTGATGGTGTGCGGCAATGCCGCAGCGATGCCGCACAGCTATCTCGATCCGGTGCGCACGATGACCGCAACCATCGCCATCGAGTTAGGCGAGACGGTGCAGGGCAGTACCCATTACCATGCCCTCTTTATCATCGCATTTATCCTCTTTATTATCACGTTTGTTTTTAATCTGATCTCCGATATCGTTCTGCAACGTTACCAGAAGGTGTCACGATGA
- a CDS encoding TonB-dependent receptor, with translation MKTTGKLALLTLFFILFAAGVRAQGSLIRGRVVDKRTNEALPGVNISVPGTYKGAVTNVEGLFEIRGLAPGDYDLKASIIGYTVQMRTGIHVVADKTTQADFALESTVLALGQTVEVIGQKPLFETDITASQQHISSDEIKQKVVESVNDLVGEQLGVVVQDNKIHIRGGRADESLYIIDGQSVKDPLSGYSNTLYVNAAAVKELKVITGGFDAEYGQAMSGVVDIETKEGEEHYSGGVTFKSDNWARGLFPSFNTDILQVTLGGPEPLTGRLLPALGLRLPGKTTFFVSGYGNVTDTYLPHAIKLYPAKAAYDKLAPRQENDWHLMGKLSWEIRAGQKLSISHDRSLNINQGYFTSLATDIGGFPWAYSKMLDHYNTLTKEANLTTLQWVHTLNRRTFYRLSLSRFFTSIHSAVHNKKWSEYQEVLDLEPILYIPDSEGNIRTQYGDGFYDTGDAEGWYDYFSDNWTLKGDLTTQPNEKHSIRGGFEGRYTDMQVVDINAPWYGESGLGRNHDYFRVYPNDGAFFLQDRITYDGMIVNIGLRYDYWFPGKYVDEAIRDSNTVTITDAARSKYLDETFELFGMRGKSHLSPRLGISHPVTDNDVLYLHYGHFSQQPKGQYVYAKLRSTSEATYQLFGNPNLKPTTTVAYEIGIKHRFNANQTLEIKAYYKDMFDYPTSMTVKKYSPRYGNISFLMYVNMDYARSRGIEMRFRRRYSQFLSGNIDFTYALATGKSSTPNTNLLVVAGKVSEKPLGESRLSWDRPYRLSTDLYFDMPEKANIRFFGLRLPEKWGLTMRWEYESGKRYRRIIDVANNIYQKDEYGSLSDPWMRMDLRWYKEFQIMKTRLALVVEAENLFNTKVPRIINPVTGRPYQPGDVIPVTWYDDPKDLPADNPARYDWPRRVMTGVEVRF, from the coding sequence ATGAAAACTACCGGAAAATTGGCCCTGCTCACGCTGTTCTTCATTCTTTTCGCTGCCGGCGTCCGGGCGCAGGGTTCGCTGATCCGCGGACGGGTTGTCGACAAGCGCACCAATGAGGCCCTACCAGGTGTCAATATCTCCGTGCCTGGCACCTACAAGGGTGCGGTGACCAACGTCGAAGGCTTGTTCGAGATCCGCGGTCTCGCCCCCGGGGATTACGATCTCAAGGCCTCGATCATTGGCTACACCGTGCAGATGCGCACAGGGATCCATGTCGTCGCGGACAAGACTACCCAGGCCGATTTTGCCCTAGAATCGACCGTGCTAGCCCTCGGCCAGACCGTCGAAGTGATCGGCCAGAAGCCCCTTTTCGAGACCGACATCACCGCCTCTCAGCAGCATATCTCCTCAGACGAGATCAAGCAGAAGGTGGTGGAAAGCGTCAACGACTTGGTCGGTGAACAGCTCGGTGTGGTGGTGCAGGACAACAAGATTCACATCCGCGGCGGGCGTGCCGACGAGAGTCTCTATATCATCGACGGTCAGTCGGTCAAGGATCCCCTCTCGGGCTATTCCAATACCCTCTATGTCAATGCCGCGGCGGTCAAGGAACTCAAGGTTATCACCGGCGGATTTGATGCCGAGTACGGTCAGGCTATGTCCGGCGTTGTCGATATCGAGACCAAAGAGGGTGAGGAGCATTATTCGGGCGGCGTCACCTTCAAATCGGACAATTGGGCCCGGGGGCTTTTTCCCTCCTTCAATACCGACATCCTCCAGGTCACGCTCGGCGGACCGGAACCCCTCACCGGCCGGCTGCTGCCGGCCCTAGGCCTCCGCTTGCCAGGCAAGACTACGTTCTTCGTCAGCGGTTACGGCAATGTCACCGATACTTATCTGCCGCACGCAATCAAGCTGTACCCCGCCAAAGCTGCCTATGACAAACTCGCTCCGCGCCAGGAGAACGACTGGCATCTTATGGGCAAGCTCTCGTGGGAGATCCGCGCCGGTCAAAAGCTCTCGATCTCGCATGACCGCTCGCTCAATATTAACCAGGGCTACTTCACCTCCCTGGCCACGGATATCGGCGGTTTCCCCTGGGCCTACTCGAAGATGCTGGACCATTACAATACCCTGACCAAAGAGGCTAACCTGACCACCCTACAGTGGGTACACACTCTCAACCGCCGCACCTTTTACCGGCTCAGCCTCTCGCGTTTTTTTACCAGCATCCACTCCGCGGTGCATAATAAAAAGTGGAGCGAGTATCAGGAGGTTCTCGATCTCGAACCCATTCTCTACATCCCGGACTCGGAGGGCAACATTCGCACCCAATACGGCGATGGATTCTATGACACCGGCGACGCCGAGGGATGGTATGATTATTTCAGCGATAACTGGACCCTCAAGGGCGACTTGACTACCCAGCCGAATGAGAAACACTCGATCCGCGGTGGGTTCGAAGGACGCTACACCGATATGCAGGTGGTCGATATCAACGCCCCCTGGTACGGCGAGAGCGGTCTCGGACGCAATCATGACTATTTCCGGGTCTATCCCAACGATGGCGCCTTCTTTCTTCAGGACCGGATTACCTATGACGGCATGATCGTCAACATCGGGCTGCGTTATGATTATTGGTTTCCCGGCAAGTATGTCGACGAGGCGATCCGGGACTCCAATACCGTGACCATCACCGATGCGGCCCGGAGCAAATATCTGGACGAAACTTTCGAGCTTTTCGGCATGCGCGGTAAAAGCCATCTTTCGCCCCGCCTTGGCATCAGCCACCCGGTCACCGACAATGACGTCCTCTATCTCCATTACGGCCACTTCTCGCAGCAGCCCAAGGGGCAGTATGTCTATGCCAAGTTGCGCTCCACCTCCGAGGCCACCTATCAGCTTTTCGGCAATCCCAATCTCAAGCCGACGACGACGGTCGCCTACGAGATCGGTATCAAGCACCGTTTCAATGCCAACCAAACCCTGGAGATCAAGGCCTATTACAAGGATATGTTCGATTACCCCACCTCGATGACGGTGAAAAAATACAGTCCCAGGTATGGCAACATCAGTTTTCTGATGTATGTCAACATGGATTATGCCCGCTCGCGCGGCATCGAGATGCGGTTCCGCCGCCGTTACAGCCAGTTTCTCAGCGGCAATATTGACTTCACCTATGCCCTGGCCACGGGCAAGAGCTCGACACCGAACACCAACCTGCTGGTTGTCGCCGGCAAGGTGAGCGAAAAGCCGCTGGGGGAGAGCCGGCTAAGTTGGGACCGCCCCTACCGTCTCTCAACGGATCTCTATTTCGATATGCCGGAGAAGGCGAACATCCGGTTTTTCGGCCTCCGCCTGCCAGAGAAATGGGGCTTGACGATGCGTTGGGAATATGAGTCGGGCAAGCGCTACCGGCGCATCATTGATGTGGCGAACAATATCTACCAGAAGGATGAGTACGGGTCGCTTTCCGACCCCTGGATGCGGATGGATCTGCGCTGGTACAAGGAATTTCAGATCATGAAAACCCGGCTGGCCCTGGTGGTCGAAGCCGAGAATCTTTTCAATACCAAGGTTCCGCGCATCATCAATCCGGTCACCGGCCGGCCCTATCAGCCGGGCGATGTCATCCCGGTCACTTGGTATGATGACCCCAAGGACCTGCCGGCCGACAATCCCGCGCGCTATGACTGGCCGCGACGGGTGATGACCGGGGTGGAGGTACGGTTCTAG
- a CDS encoding PorV/PorQ family protein: MTTRLPLYAQAGRAARIPALLMSVLLLALQAGAQGLLPKLGEQRAGTASMTFLKIGVGARATAMGGAYVAMANDASSTYWNPAGLVQTGRNELIVSHLDWLVDVDYEYLGYVHQATRNLALGGFVGYLHFADMPVTTEYHPYGNGDYFSYSDMAAGLSGSLKMTDRFSFGITLKYVREELAELRMGGVLLDLGTYYWTGYKTLRIAAAMRNFGNDVRPGGTYLRRGSGGETATAYQSYSPPTLFTLGAAMDLLTRPRHCVTGTLQMNHPMDDQENLLLGCEYRYRTLFFLRSGYRANMDENQWTFGAGAKFILKGVRLKLDYAYSDYTHLNVAQQFTFGFEF, translated from the coding sequence GTGACGACACGACTACCTCTATATGCGCAAGCTGGCCGTGCGGCCCGCATCCCTGCGCTGCTGATGAGTGTTCTGCTGTTGGCCCTTCAGGCGGGCGCCCAGGGTCTGTTACCCAAACTCGGCGAGCAGCGGGCCGGGACCGCGTCGATGACTTTTCTCAAGATCGGCGTCGGAGCGCGCGCCACAGCGATGGGCGGCGCTTATGTCGCCATGGCCAACGATGCCTCCTCCACCTACTGGAACCCGGCCGGGCTCGTCCAGACCGGCCGCAACGAGCTGATTGTCTCCCATCTCGACTGGCTGGTCGATGTTGACTATGAATATCTCGGTTATGTGCATCAGGCAACCCGCAATCTCGCGCTGGGCGGCTTTGTCGGCTATCTCCACTTCGCCGATATGCCGGTGACCACCGAATATCATCCCTATGGCAACGGCGACTACTTTTCTTACAGCGACATGGCAGCCGGGCTCAGCGGTTCCCTCAAGATGACCGACCGGTTCTCTTTTGGAATCACCCTCAAGTATGTCCGTGAAGAACTGGCGGAGTTGCGCATGGGTGGGGTGCTTCTAGACCTTGGGACCTACTACTGGACGGGCTACAAGACCCTGCGGATTGCCGCAGCGATGCGCAATTTTGGCAATGATGTTCGTCCGGGCGGCACCTACCTGCGCCGGGGATCGGGCGGGGAGACTGCAACCGCCTATCAATCCTATTCTCCGCCGACGCTCTTCACCCTGGGAGCCGCCATGGATCTGCTCACACGCCCGCGTCATTGCGTCACCGGCACTCTGCAAATGAACCATCCCATGGATGACCAGGAGAATCTGCTGCTGGGCTGCGAATACCGCTACCGCACCCTCTTTTTCCTACGCAGCGGCTATCGCGCGAATATGGATGAAAACCAGTGGACTTTTGGCGCCGGGGCCAAATTCATCCTCAAGGGGGTGCGGCTCAAGCTCGATTATGCCTATTCCGACTATACCCATCTTAATGTGGCGCAGCAGTTTACCTTTGGATTTGAATTTTGA